The following nucleotide sequence is from Mytilus trossulus isolate FHL-02 chromosome 9, PNRI_Mtr1.1.1.hap1, whole genome shotgun sequence.
actGTTGGTTCGCTTGATAGTTTCCATTTTTTTAGAATGTCATATAACTGTTCGTACATGTCTTTGGGATATTTGTACATGGTATCTTGAATACTGGTAAAGCTAAGTCCTAATTCTAATCCAAGTTGAATTATGCAGTTTCCCATTTCTCGAGACAACAATTTTAGAACTTCGTCTGAAGGTATTTCTTGCAATGTACTACTGTCAGtgtctttaaaataaaagtaaaacacgTATTGGTAAATATGATTAACTCTGTTTGTAATGGATTGCTTTGTTACTGTTGAATGTGGCTACCCATAATCATTCTTTGAATCATATACGggtttaaaataatgaaaatggttGCACAATTTTTATAACACAACTAACAGAGTTAACTATCATTTAACCTTACCTAACTATCACGAAAACGtagcattttttgaaaattaatgacgaacaaagaataaaaaggcaatacatatgaaatattgaaaaataactaGTGATAACAATACTTGCACTAATTTTTTTAGTTTGGTGAGATAGCAATGTCCATAGATATTTTCGGTAAAAGGtacttttttataaacataatgACTTTGtcaaatgagttttttttttggttgactTTTTgtgatgtgtgtgtgtgtgtctcATTTTTAAAGTACATCCACGTGGTTTTATTCTAATTGTAAGGTTATTAATTTCACTAACCTATCAAATTAGAGTCTTCTTTTAATAtctgtaaaatataatgtttattattgATATGGATATCtatgttatatgttttatatttctcaAATTTCTTAAGTTTTGTAATGCATGCAAAACTTAAAAGACAGTTCAAAACCCAACATTTCAAACCTTAgattcaaaaataaagaatatgtcAATAGTtaacggatgccccactcgtaCTATCATCTTCCATGTTCGGTGGACCGTTTGgtaattaaattagaaagatcaaatcttaagaaacatgtgtactaagtgaCAAGTGGATTTGAcgtcaacttcatcaaaaactacattgaccaaaaactttaaccaaaaacttcaacctaaaacttgcactatcatttgttatataaaaaagaagatgtggtgtgattgccaattagacaactatccacaaaagaccaaa
It contains:
- the LOC134684204 gene encoding uncharacterized protein LOC134684204, coding for MGVKLMAMYELKTEKETISQQVRFKDLWKSLNFIEIWPHYLCQILKEDSNLIDTDSSTLQEIPSDEVLKLLSREMGNCIIQLGLELGLSFTSIQDTMYKYPKDMYEQLYDILKKWKLSSEPTVLNLIKALKQIQSGGIKFLQEQYKLN